A genomic region of Gemmata massiliana contains the following coding sequences:
- a CDS encoding branched-chain amino acid ABC transporter substrate-binding protein, with the protein MNRRTFLSTALAVGSSGTLVAAPKEKVKIVSSLPRTGSAKGQTDGIVNAIKLAIADFEKVLPFEVTYLDRDDATPRTGTWATEKEEGIAEEAVEDKDVMAVIGPYNSGAARISAPILNRAGLVQVTPAATMPGLTKSGPASDADEPDKYRPGKKITFCRVCPQDGSQGPLSADFAVEELKIKSVYVIDDKQLYGLGIATAFKSRCEELKVKVLGHESVAPTQRDFQPLVKKIKAAAPDLVYFGGTTISGGAAIAKTMHAEEVNCPFLAPDACYALDFVNGVGVETLDAMKCFVTVGGIDPARLKGAGADFVKRYKEKYKTDPEPYAVYGYEAAAVVLEAFRAVGKKDREAVRKAVVSTKDFEKGVLGKWSFDADGDTTLQPLTVARIEKGKFRAVKVMGTK; encoded by the coding sequence GTGAATCGGCGCACGTTTCTCTCCACGGCGCTCGCGGTCGGTAGCTCGGGCACGCTCGTAGCCGCGCCCAAAGAGAAGGTGAAAATCGTTTCGAGCCTGCCCCGAACCGGCAGCGCAAAAGGACAAACCGACGGCATCGTGAACGCGATCAAGCTGGCGATCGCGGACTTCGAGAAGGTGTTGCCGTTCGAGGTGACGTACCTGGACCGTGACGACGCAACGCCGCGAACCGGCACGTGGGCGACGGAAAAGGAAGAGGGGATTGCCGAAGAAGCGGTCGAAGACAAAGACGTGATGGCCGTGATCGGGCCGTACAACTCGGGGGCCGCGCGGATCTCGGCCCCCATTTTGAACCGGGCCGGGTTGGTACAGGTTACGCCGGCCGCAACGATGCCGGGGCTGACCAAGAGCGGCCCCGCATCCGACGCGGACGAACCGGACAAGTACCGCCCCGGCAAGAAGATCACGTTCTGCCGCGTGTGCCCGCAGGACGGCAGCCAGGGTCCGCTGTCCGCCGATTTCGCGGTCGAGGAATTGAAGATCAAGAGCGTGTACGTGATCGACGATAAGCAACTTTACGGTCTGGGTATCGCGACGGCTTTCAAGTCGCGGTGCGAAGAGTTGAAAGTGAAAGTGCTGGGGCACGAAAGCGTCGCACCGACTCAGCGCGACTTCCAACCATTGGTGAAGAAGATCAAGGCGGCCGCCCCGGACCTCGTGTACTTCGGCGGCACGACAATCAGCGGCGGGGCGGCCATCGCAAAAACGATGCACGCCGAAGAGGTGAACTGCCCGTTCCTGGCACCCGACGCCTGTTACGCGTTGGACTTCGTGAACGGAGTCGGGGTCGAAACGCTGGACGCGATGAAGTGCTTCGTGACCGTCGGCGGAATCGACCCGGCGCGATTGAAGGGCGCGGGGGCCGATTTCGTGAAACGCTACAAGGAAAAGTACAAGACAGATCCAGAACCCTACGCGGTGTACGGCTACGAGGCCGCGGCCGTGGTGCTAGAGGCGTTCCGCGCCGTCGGCAAGAAGGACCGCGAAGCCGTGCGCAAGGCGGTCGTATCAACGAAAGACTTCGAGAAGGGCGTGCTCGGCAAGTGGAGCTTCGACGCCGACGGCGACACGACGCTGCAACCGCTGACCGTTGCGCGTATCGAGAAGGGGAAGTTCCGCGCGGTCAAGGTGATGGGCACGAAGTAA
- the dtd gene encoding D-aminoacyl-tRNA deacylase, which translates to MRAVLQRVRRAKVVVTESTVGEIAHGWLVLLGVGPNDTQKAVDWLAEKVANLRAFDDANGKMNLSVQDVNGSVLVVSQFTLYGDCAKGRRPSFIGAAQPTVAETLYEAFVTALKLLGVPVATGRFGADMQVELVNDGPVTFVLDSPAQMEAQS; encoded by the coding sequence ATGCGCGCCGTACTTCAACGAGTCCGTCGGGCTAAAGTCGTAGTGACCGAATCGACCGTCGGCGAAATCGCCCACGGCTGGCTCGTGCTCCTCGGCGTCGGCCCCAACGACACGCAGAAGGCCGTGGACTGGCTCGCAGAAAAAGTTGCGAACTTGCGTGCGTTCGACGACGCCAACGGCAAAATGAACCTGTCGGTGCAAGACGTCAACGGCTCGGTGCTGGTCGTGAGCCAGTTCACGCTGTACGGCGACTGCGCGAAGGGCCGGCGCCCGAGCTTCATCGGCGCGGCACAGCCGACCGTGGCGGAAACGCTGTACGAGGCGTTCGTTACAGCGCTGAAACTGCTCGGCGTGCCCGTCGCGACAGGGCGCTTCGGGGCCGATATGCAGGTCGAACTGGTCAACGACGGCCCGGTGACGTTTGTGCTGGATTCGCCCGCGCAAATGGAGGCCCAATCGTGA
- a CDS encoding TIGR02996 domain-containing protein, with the protein MSDEESFLAKVLETPADDTIRLVFADWLDERDDAESKLKAQFLRATVQFKTTGNTTDEIEARQKELQPLAAQLPTDWLAVVSWMKIEGCPAKRAPVGSLWLYQPLFEFVCDKRWDEMAPAENTNVRFCNDCRESVHYCDTITVAREHAQMGHCIAIDLGVIRRENDLAPRQYWLGRPSAETLRKEDERCQVDAVSQEREERKRQQSGAASANG; encoded by the coding sequence ATGTCTGATGAAGAGAGTTTTCTGGCCAAAGTGCTCGAAACCCCGGCCGACGATACGATCCGGCTCGTGTTCGCCGACTGGCTCGATGAGCGAGACGATGCCGAAAGCAAACTCAAGGCGCAATTTCTGCGTGCAACAGTCCAATTCAAAACCACCGGCAACACCACAGACGAAATCGAAGCGCGACAGAAAGAACTCCAACCGCTGGCCGCACAACTACCGACCGACTGGCTCGCGGTTGTGAGCTGGATGAAGATCGAGGGATGTCCTGCGAAGCGCGCCCCGGTTGGTTCACTTTGGCTCTACCAACCACTGTTCGAGTTCGTTTGCGATAAGCGTTGGGACGAAATGGCTCCGGCCGAAAACACGAACGTGCGGTTCTGCAACGACTGCCGCGAGAGCGTCCATTACTGCGACACGATCACCGTCGCGCGCGAGCACGCCCAAATGGGGCACTGTATTGCCATCGACCTCGGCGTCATCCGGCGCGAAAACGATCTCGCGCCGCGACAATACTGGCTCGGGCGCCCGAGTGCCGAAACTCTGCGGAAAGAAGATGAACGTTGTCAGGTTGACGCGGTCTCACAAGAACGCGAGGAGCGCAAGCGCCAGCAATCGGGCGCGGCAAGCGCGAACGGTTAG
- a CDS encoding cystathionine gamma-synthase — MSTDHAQGFSTRAIHAGQDADPATGATVVPIYATSTYTQAAPGQHKGYEYSRSGNPTRTALETALASLEEGERGLAFASGLAATTAVFGALLRPGDEVVASADLYGGTFRLLDKVFKPWGLVAKYTDDSSAAGFEKLITPKTKLVWIETPTNPLLQILDIAALAEVSRKHGAKLAVDNTFASPYLQRPLRLGADLVIHSTTKYLGGHSDVVGGCVVGAKDLLDPIKFYQNAAGGVPGPFDSYLVLRGLKTLSVRMDRHCANAMELAPWLKAHPAVAKVYYPGLADHPGHAVAAKQMKSFGGMISLKLHGGIPAAQQFLTRTKLFSLAESLGGVESLVCHPTTMTHASIPKDVREARGVDDGLIRLSVGIEDVADLRADLDRALATA, encoded by the coding sequence ATGTCCACCGATCACGCGCAGGGGTTCAGCACGCGGGCCATTCACGCGGGGCAGGACGCGGACCCCGCGACCGGGGCGACCGTCGTGCCGATCTACGCGACGAGCACCTACACGCAGGCCGCGCCGGGGCAGCACAAGGGCTACGAGTACAGCCGCAGCGGGAACCCCACGCGCACGGCGCTCGAAACGGCCCTCGCGTCTCTTGAAGAGGGCGAGCGTGGCCTCGCGTTCGCGTCGGGCCTGGCCGCTACGACCGCGGTGTTCGGCGCGCTCCTGCGACCCGGGGACGAAGTCGTCGCGTCCGCGGACCTCTACGGCGGCACGTTCCGGCTGCTCGACAAGGTGTTCAAGCCCTGGGGACTGGTCGCGAAGTACACCGATGATTCTTCGGCCGCGGGCTTCGAGAAACTCATCACACCGAAGACGAAGCTCGTCTGGATCGAAACGCCGACCAACCCGCTCCTGCAAATCCTCGATATCGCAGCGCTCGCCGAAGTGAGCCGCAAGCACGGGGCCAAGCTCGCGGTCGATAACACGTTCGCATCGCCGTACTTGCAGCGCCCGCTCCGGCTCGGGGCGGACCTCGTGATCCACAGCACAACCAAGTACCTCGGCGGGCACTCGGACGTGGTGGGCGGGTGCGTGGTGGGCGCGAAAGACCTGCTCGACCCGATCAAATTCTACCAGAACGCGGCCGGCGGGGTGCCGGGGCCGTTCGACTCGTACCTCGTGCTCCGCGGGCTGAAGACGTTGAGTGTTCGCATGGACCGCCACTGCGCGAACGCGATGGAACTCGCTCCGTGGCTGAAGGCGCACCCGGCCGTCGCCAAAGTCTACTACCCGGGGCTTGCCGATCACCCCGGGCACGCGGTCGCGGCGAAACAGATGAAGTCGTTCGGTGGAATGATCTCGCTGAAGTTGCACGGCGGCATCCCCGCAGCGCAGCAGTTCCTGACGCGCACGAAACTCTTCAGTTTGGCAGAGAGCTTGGGCGGTGTGGAATCGCTCGTGTGTCACCCCACGACGATGACGCACGCGAGCATCCCGAAGGACGTGCGCGAGGCCCGCGGCGTCGACGACGGGCTGATCCGGCTGAGTGTGGGGATCGAGGACGTGGCCGACCTGCGTGCCGACCTCGATCGCGCTCTCGCCACGGCGTAA
- a CDS encoding class I SAM-dependent methyltransferase — MSTAPDADKIKIFAEKMIGVLNHSVLALMTSLGHRTGLFDAMGRLTAHATSAQIALEAKLNERYVREWLGSMVTGGVVEYDVDAHTYRLPPEHAALLTRAGTPSNMATSAQWMAVLGSAEDALVEAFAHGRGVEYGAYHRFHEVMAEESAQTVVAALHEHILPLVPGLTTRLAAGIHVLDIGCGSGRAVIALARAFPNSWFTGYDLSPEAIRVARGEAARQGLKNVRFEDRDLSALGEVAAYDLVTSFDAIHDQSQPARVLENVRAALRRGGVFLMQEIAGSSHLAGDMKHPLAPFLYGISCMHCMSVSLAYGGPGLGAMWGKERAQAMLREAGFDRITVKELPHDLINYYYVAPVA, encoded by the coding sequence ATGTCGACCGCGCCCGACGCCGACAAGATAAAGATTTTTGCCGAGAAGATGATCGGTGTGCTGAACCACTCCGTGCTCGCGCTGATGACCTCGCTCGGGCACCGCACCGGGCTGTTCGACGCGATGGGGCGCCTGACCGCGCACGCGACGTCGGCCCAGATCGCGCTCGAAGCCAAACTCAACGAGCGCTACGTGCGCGAGTGGCTCGGTTCGATGGTAACGGGCGGGGTGGTCGAGTACGACGTCGACGCTCACACGTACCGGCTCCCGCCCGAACACGCGGCGCTCCTCACGCGGGCCGGAACGCCGAGCAACATGGCCACGTCCGCTCAGTGGATGGCGGTGCTCGGTTCGGCCGAGGACGCACTGGTGGAAGCGTTCGCGCACGGGCGCGGTGTGGAGTACGGCGCGTACCACCGGTTCCACGAAGTAATGGCCGAAGAGAGCGCGCAGACGGTCGTTGCCGCCCTCCACGAGCACATTTTGCCGCTCGTTCCCGGGCTCACCACGCGCCTCGCGGCCGGTATTCACGTGCTCGACATCGGGTGCGGGTCCGGACGGGCCGTGATCGCGCTGGCGCGGGCGTTTCCGAACAGTTGGTTCACCGGGTACGACCTCTCGCCCGAGGCGATTCGCGTGGCCCGCGGGGAGGCCGCGCGCCAGGGGCTGAAGAACGTGCGGTTCGAGGACCGCGACCTGTCCGCGCTCGGCGAGGTCGCAGCTTACGATTTGGTGACCTCGTTCGACGCGATCCACGATCAATCGCAGCCCGCCCGCGTGCTGGAGAACGTTCGCGCCGCGCTCCGCCGGGGCGGGGTGTTCCTGATGCAGGAGATCGCCGGATCGAGCCACCTCGCCGGCGACATGAAGCACCCGCTCGCGCCGTTCCTCTATGGCATCTCGTGCATGCACTGCATGTCAGTGTCGCTGGCCTACGGCGGTCCCGGACTGGGGGCGATGTGGGGCAAGGAGCGCGCACAAGCGATGCTCCGCGAGGCCGGGTTCGACCGGATCACAGTGAAGGAACTGCCGCACGACTTGATTAACTACTACTACGTCGCCCCGGTTGCTTGA
- a CDS encoding GNAT family N-acetyltransferase: MTTPNDIDQLTRRDERVAVASLSAAFANYDLLTALCPDVARRRWAAEAFARFLFRIAVRTGIVFATRDRAAVVCALPPGSEWPSEWEYVRCGVLSLAVRLRWRSGLRFMRLGPWFDSTREKHVGDRPHWYVHLLGVRPEAQGRGLSRAVMRPIFESADRTGTPIYLETMPEANVAIYKKLGFALVGRTELPGGLPNWELLREPSKSLATQATGAT, encoded by the coding sequence ATGACGACACCCAACGATATCGACCAACTCACCCGGCGCGACGAACGGGTCGCGGTGGCGTCGCTGAGCGCGGCGTTCGCGAACTACGACCTGCTCACCGCGCTGTGCCCGGACGTCGCGCGGCGCCGGTGGGCCGCCGAAGCGTTCGCGCGGTTCCTGTTCCGCATCGCGGTGCGGACGGGCATCGTGTTCGCCACGCGCGACCGCGCCGCGGTCGTCTGCGCGCTGCCGCCCGGGAGCGAGTGGCCGAGCGAATGGGAGTACGTGCGGTGCGGCGTGCTGTCGCTCGCGGTGCGGCTCCGGTGGCGCTCGGGGCTGAGGTTCATGCGCCTCGGCCCGTGGTTCGACTCCACGCGCGAAAAGCACGTGGGTGACCGACCGCACTGGTACGTCCACCTGCTCGGCGTGCGGCCGGAAGCCCAGGGCCGGGGGTTGAGCCGCGCCGTGATGCGCCCCATCTTCGAGTCCGCCGACCGCACCGGAACACCGATCTACCTGGAGACCATGCCGGAAGCGAACGTCGCGATCTACAAGAAGCTCGGGTTCGCGCTGGTCGGCCGCACCGAACTCCCGGGCGGCCTACCGAACTGGGAACTGCTCCGCGAACCGAGCAAGTCCCTCGCCACTCAAGCAACCGGGGCGACGTAG
- a CDS encoding molybdopterin-containing oxidoreductase family protein, with protein sequence MSTKRELGLVRTVKAVCPHDCPDTCGIVVTVDQETGRAVDLRGDKEHPFTKGFLCQKVSNYLERVYHPDRLLYPMKRVGPKGEGKFTRISWDEAIRTTAEKFRAIAASEDGPQAILPYSYAGTMGKLMYSSLDRRFFHRLGASLLDRTICATAGAVGCDVTLGTRAATDPEAAVNSRYIVNWGSNTAVTNIHFWKIEHEARKRGAKIVTIDPYKSPTAAKSDWWIPVRPGTDAALALGVMHIIFREGWQDDAYLSDHCVGAEQLRARALNEYPPEKVAYITGLSVEEIERFAREYARSQELFGGPALIRLNYGLQRHGGGGMAVRTIVCLPALTGDWRHPGAGALLSTSKAYPFDDNYLMRPDLVPKGTRTINMVNLAEALHGELPGPSVQALFVYNSNPAAVNPDQSRVLSGLTREDLFTVVHDQFQTDTADFADIVLPATTQLEHFDIHNSYGHLYVQANNPAIAPLGEAKPNTEVFRLLARAMGFEPELFEESDEEIARRSLREGDTPAEPTAMTGITLDDTKAGPVRLNLPTNWAPFATGEFPTLSGKCELYSEREARAGRDPLPYYAPPHEDPQTKPDLAAKYPLQLLTPPASSFLNSTFVNVNTLRKSAGERTLEIHPTDAARRNIANGQMVRVFNGRGRFRARAIIAESVKPGVVVSLGLWWRKFTDDGANCNSTTSTATTDFGGGATFFDNLVEVTAL encoded by the coding sequence ATGAGCACAAAGCGCGAACTCGGTCTGGTCCGCACCGTGAAAGCGGTCTGCCCGCACGACTGCCCCGACACGTGCGGCATCGTGGTAACCGTGGACCAGGAAACCGGGCGCGCGGTCGACCTCCGCGGCGACAAGGAGCACCCGTTTACGAAGGGGTTCCTGTGCCAGAAGGTGTCCAACTACCTCGAACGGGTGTACCACCCGGACCGCCTCCTCTACCCGATGAAGCGCGTCGGCCCGAAGGGTGAGGGGAAGTTCACGCGGATCTCGTGGGACGAGGCCATTCGCACCACCGCGGAGAAGTTCCGTGCGATCGCGGCATCAGAAGACGGGCCACAAGCGATTCTGCCCTACAGCTACGCCGGCACGATGGGCAAACTGATGTATTCGAGCCTGGACCGGCGCTTCTTCCACCGGCTGGGTGCGAGTTTGCTGGACCGCACCATCTGCGCGACCGCGGGCGCGGTGGGGTGCGACGTGACGCTCGGCACGCGCGCGGCAACCGACCCGGAAGCCGCGGTGAACAGCCGGTACATCGTGAACTGGGGGTCGAACACCGCAGTCACGAACATTCACTTCTGGAAGATCGAGCACGAGGCGCGGAAGCGCGGCGCGAAGATCGTCACCATCGACCCGTACAAGTCCCCCACCGCCGCAAAATCCGACTGGTGGATTCCGGTTCGTCCGGGCACCGACGCGGCACTCGCGCTGGGGGTAATGCACATCATCTTCCGCGAGGGGTGGCAGGACGATGCGTACCTGAGCGATCACTGCGTCGGGGCAGAGCAACTGCGTGCCCGGGCGCTGAACGAGTACCCGCCGGAGAAGGTCGCGTACATCACCGGGCTGTCGGTCGAAGAGATCGAGCGGTTCGCACGCGAATACGCACGATCGCAGGAGTTGTTCGGCGGCCCGGCCCTCATCCGCCTGAACTACGGGCTTCAGCGGCACGGCGGCGGCGGAATGGCCGTGCGCACCATCGTCTGCCTCCCGGCGCTGACCGGCGACTGGCGCCACCCGGGCGCGGGGGCGCTCCTCAGCACGAGCAAGGCGTACCCGTTCGACGACAACTATTTGATGCGCCCCGACTTGGTGCCAAAGGGCACGCGCACCATCAACATGGTGAACCTCGCTGAAGCCCTGCACGGTGAACTTCCCGGCCCGTCAGTTCAAGCACTGTTCGTGTACAACTCGAACCCGGCCGCGGTGAACCCGGACCAGTCGCGCGTGCTTTCGGGGCTGACCCGCGAAGACCTCTTCACAGTCGTCCACGACCAGTTCCAGACCGACACCGCGGACTTCGCCGACATCGTGCTCCCCGCGACCACGCAGCTCGAACACTTCGACATTCACAACAGTTACGGGCACCTGTACGTCCAGGCGAACAACCCTGCAATCGCGCCGCTCGGTGAAGCGAAGCCGAACACGGAAGTGTTCCGGCTGCTCGCGCGGGCGATGGGCTTCGAGCCGGAGTTGTTCGAGGAAAGTGACGAAGAAATCGCCCGCCGTTCTCTTCGAGAGGGCGATACGCCCGCCGAACCCACGGCAATGACCGGCATTACCCTCGACGACACAAAAGCCGGCCCCGTGCGGTTGAACCTCCCCACCAACTGGGCGCCGTTCGCGACGGGCGAGTTCCCGACACTTTCAGGGAAGTGCGAACTCTATTCCGAGCGCGAAGCCCGCGCCGGGCGCGACCCGCTCCCGTACTACGCTCCGCCGCACGAAGATCCGCAAACGAAGCCCGACCTGGCCGCGAAGTACCCGCTGCAACTGCTCACACCGCCCGCGTCGTCGTTCCTCAACTCGACGTTCGTGAACGTGAACACGCTCCGCAAGTCCGCGGGCGAGCGCACGCTGGAGATCCACCCCACCGACGCGGCCCGGCGCAACATCGCCAACGGCCAAATGGTGCGCGTGTTCAACGGCCGCGGTCGCTTCCGTGCCCGTGCAATCATCGCAGAAAGCGTCAAACCCGGCGTGGTGGTGTCTCTGGGTTTGTGGTGGCGCAAGTTCACCGACGACGGGGCGAACTGCAACTCGACCACGAGCACCGCGACCACCGACTTCGGCGGCGGGGCCACGTTCTTCGACAACCTCGTGGAAGTGACCGCGCTCTAA
- a CDS encoding YoaK family protein yields the protein MPYVLHTPDTIFSARHTPSWLLLAGASGMVNGLAFLACEQYVTHVTGTATRLGLEWPHAGIALEYAVVVLSFIFGAMASVLALQARVTRGKPPRWATPLVIVALTLTGVALTGLTGVFGPFGGAVTTEPPFVLLSLLAFASGLQNAAVATSTGLAVRTTHLTGPATDLGIHLGVAYFTKGDDRRAALRGVLLRSGKVFAFVAGAGLALPLAGATGYLAFFVPAVGVLMAAGLSFIPAWGPSDFPDHEESVQADPPPAAEPVMAGAQAVR from the coding sequence ATGCCCTACGTCCTCCATACGCCCGACACGATTTTCTCCGCGCGCCACACCCCGAGCTGGCTGCTCCTCGCGGGAGCCTCCGGAATGGTGAACGGGCTGGCGTTTCTGGCGTGCGAACAGTACGTGACCCACGTGACCGGTACCGCCACCCGGCTCGGACTGGAATGGCCCCACGCCGGGATCGCACTGGAATATGCGGTGGTCGTACTGAGTTTCATCTTCGGCGCGATGGCTTCGGTCCTCGCGCTCCAGGCCCGGGTCACTCGGGGTAAGCCCCCGCGCTGGGCGACGCCGCTCGTGATCGTCGCCCTGACATTAACCGGGGTCGCCCTGACCGGTCTCACTGGGGTATTCGGTCCGTTCGGCGGCGCGGTCACAACCGAGCCACCGTTCGTTCTGCTCTCGCTCCTAGCGTTCGCGTCCGGGCTTCAGAACGCGGCCGTGGCGACCAGTACCGGGCTGGCCGTGCGAACCACGCACCTGACGGGACCGGCAACGGACCTCGGGATTCACCTCGGCGTCGCCTATTTCACCAAAGGGGACGATCGCCGAGCGGCCCTGAGAGGGGTGCTCCTCCGCAGCGGGAAAGTGTTCGCGTTCGTCGCCGGAGCCGGCCTCGCTCTACCGCTCGCCGGGGCCACGGGGTACCTCGCGTTCTTCGTCCCGGCTGTTGGTGTCCTGATGGCAGCCGGGCTGAGCTTCATCCCCGCGTGGGGGCCGAGCGACTTTCCGGACCACGAGGAAAGCGTCCAAGCCGATCCGCCACCTGCGGCCGAACCGGTGATGGCGGGTGCTCAGGCGGTTCGGTGA
- a CDS encoding universal stress protein encodes MTEHLYSHVLVPTDFRAECRAAYRVAFAAALGSGATVSLLHVLPAESEDEYQGLDAIRLLHRAAEHVSSGKPLPPANPAAARAMQLERLRAEIHPEWIGPIELRLEVRTGDVVTEIARYANESAVDLIVMGGARPGLFRGFGRSSADRLARATPVKVVRVTPPALV; translated from the coding sequence ATGACCGAGCACCTGTATTCGCACGTGTTGGTGCCAACGGATTTCCGCGCCGAGTGCCGGGCCGCGTACCGCGTTGCTTTCGCCGCCGCACTCGGGTCCGGGGCCACGGTTTCCCTGCTCCATGTACTGCCCGCGGAGAGCGAGGACGAGTACCAGGGATTGGACGCGATCCGCTTGCTGCACCGCGCCGCCGAGCACGTGAGTAGCGGGAAGCCGTTGCCCCCCGCGAACCCGGCCGCCGCGCGCGCGATGCAACTGGAACGCCTTCGGGCCGAGATCCACCCGGAGTGGATCGGGCCGATCGAACTCCGACTCGAAGTCCGCACCGGAGACGTGGTCACGGAGATCGCCCGGTACGCGAATGAATCGGCGGTGGACCTGATCGTGATGGGCGGCGCGCGCCCGGGCCTGTTTCGCGGATTCGGGCGCAGTTCGGCCGATCGGCTCGCCCGCGCGACGCCGGTCAAAGTCGTCCGCGTAACGCCGCCGGCGCTGGTGTAG
- a CDS encoding serine/threonine-protein kinase translates to MPAPATVPDFLELVRKGGLVPDKKLDDLLGRHRATGTPQTIDQAAAALVRDAQLTFFQAKQLKLGRYKRFTIGSKYRLLELIGAGGMGAVYLCEHTLMKRLVALKVLPVEKLEDPSNLDRFYREARAVAALDHPNIVRAYDIDQYEKLHFLVMEYVDGASLQEIIARHATEKKLFDPVRAAHYIAQAAVGMQHAHELGMVHRDIKPGNLLLDRTGVIKVLDMGLARFFNKQQDSVTEKYDDKCVLGTADYLAPEQAVSNIVDVRADIYSLGGTLYFMLTGQTPFPDGTIAAKLVAHQTSEPRAVEEFRSDVPAGVLAVLRKMMAKDPIDRYQEPIEVAEALAEWAEAPLGLPPEVEMPVLCPLVRELAGPPAPDRSGASPPLARVLFGPGRGVFARSGESSIRSRSRAPGSGGTASAAALPPTPTAANARFRSGADTPVNGPISTGRASASPTAPIPGRPKPASSTAKKRPAPTIEAATVAVPARSRVWLIIAIALVVAVLFVVGMVVAYQVGKGAKEANVPADSVRPM, encoded by the coding sequence ATGCCGGCACCCGCCACCGTGCCCGACTTTCTGGAACTGGTCCGCAAGGGCGGACTCGTGCCGGACAAGAAACTCGACGACCTGCTCGGTCGGCACCGGGCCACGGGTACGCCACAAACGATCGACCAGGCGGCAGCGGCTCTCGTGCGCGACGCGCAACTCACGTTCTTTCAGGCCAAGCAGCTCAAACTCGGGCGCTACAAGCGGTTCACCATCGGTAGCAAGTACCGGCTCCTCGAACTCATCGGGGCTGGCGGCATGGGGGCGGTGTACCTGTGCGAGCACACACTCATGAAGCGCCTCGTGGCGCTCAAGGTGCTGCCCGTTGAGAAGCTCGAAGACCCCTCGAACCTGGACCGGTTCTACCGCGAGGCCCGGGCGGTCGCGGCGCTCGACCACCCGAACATCGTGCGCGCCTACGACATCGACCAGTACGAGAAACTCCATTTCCTCGTCATGGAGTACGTGGACGGCGCGAGCCTTCAGGAGATCATCGCGCGCCACGCGACCGAGAAGAAATTGTTCGACCCGGTCCGCGCCGCGCACTACATCGCGCAGGCCGCGGTGGGGATGCAGCACGCGCACGAACTGGGGATGGTTCACCGCGACATCAAGCCGGGGAACCTGCTGCTCGACCGCACCGGCGTCATCAAAGTCCTCGACATGGGGCTGGCGCGGTTCTTCAACAAGCAGCAGGACAGCGTGACCGAGAAGTACGACGACAAGTGCGTGCTCGGCACCGCGGATTACCTCGCGCCGGAACAGGCCGTGAGCAACATCGTGGACGTGCGCGCGGACATTTACTCGCTCGGCGGCACGCTCTACTTCATGCTGACCGGGCAGACCCCGTTCCCGGACGGGACTATCGCGGCGAAGCTGGTCGCCCACCAGACGAGCGAGCCGCGCGCGGTGGAGGAGTTCCGGTCCGACGTGCCGGCCGGGGTACTGGCCGTTCTGCGGAAAATGATGGCGAAAGACCCGATCGATCGGTACCAGGAACCGATCGAAGTGGCCGAGGCGCTGGCGGAATGGGCCGAAGCCCCGCTCGGTCTGCCGCCGGAAGTGGAAATGCCGGTGCTGTGTCCCCTCGTGCGGGAGTTGGCCGGCCCGCCGGCACCGGACCGTTCTGGGGCGTCCCCACCACTGGCGCGCGTGTTATTCGGCCCTGGGAGGGGAGTGTTCGCGCGGTCAGGGGAGAGTTCGATCCGGAGTCGGTCGCGCGCCCCCGGTTCTGGCGGGACGGCGAGTGCGGCCGCTCTCCCTCCAACCCCAACGGCTGCAAACGCGCGGTTCCGATCAGGGGCGGACACACCCGTGAACGGGCCGATTTCTACCGGGCGCGCGAGTGCATCACCGACGGCCCCGATCCCGGGGCGCCCGAAACCGGCTTCGAGTACCGCAAAAAAACGCCCGGCGCCGACGATCGAAGCTGCGACTGTCGCGGTCCCGGCGCGTTCGCGCGTCTGGTTGATTATCGCGATCGCACTTGTGGTCGCGGTCCTTTTCGTGGTCGGTATGGTCGTTGCTTATCAGGTCGGCAAGGGCGCTAAAGAAGCTAATGTGCCCGCGGACTCGGTTCGGCCGATGTGA